A genomic window from Engraulis encrasicolus isolate BLACKSEA-1 chromosome 14, IST_EnEncr_1.0, whole genome shotgun sequence includes:
- the LOC134463077 gene encoding E3 SUMO-protein ligase ZBED1-like produces MDSVEEPGGSGESQASDSTKFVPKRGAHSVVWKYFGFKPEDDDQCGEVYCCICSITVGAKQGNTSNLSGHLKRHHIVQYDEIMPKTPDARPKQASITDTLQNATPYPTSSSRQKQITDAIAYHIAKDMAPMYTVEHVGFKKMVQTLDKRYTMPSRKYFSNVAIPAMYDSKRADVKAELREVKYFSATSDLWSSRTMEPYMSLTVHFITSDFEMKSRCLQTSFFPEDHTGQALAHGLKEALAAWGLDEERLACITTDNGQNIVKAISINNWTRLQCFGHRLHLAIENAMKHTKVDRAVGLCKKIVGSFSHSWKRRRDLAQVQKELKLPVHKLKTECPTRWGSRQAMVQRVLEQLPAITHVLSPDRKTRHLVPMWQDLEILEAINATLTPLADFTDALSGEQYVSISSVKPVLHLFESSVLVVKEDDIEFTATLKTKILGYLQDKYSDPNTQDLLNMATTLDPRFKMDYIGEEVKPTVRARLVDEMTGLTPAEQVAPDPSTDPQKPPAKKARKTLGSFFKAAKSNEESGPTVNRDQAVLSEMESYLLTRNIDTEDDPLTWWRENKAQYPRMSLLARKYLGIPATSSPSERLFSTGGNIVTCQRSSLRPQNVDRLVFLAKNL; encoded by the exons ATGGATAGTGTGGAAGAGCCAGGTGGTAGCGGAGAGAGCCAGGCAAGTGATTCAACAAAGTTTGTCCCCAAGAGAGGTGCGCATTCTGTTGTGTGGAAATACTTCGGCTTTAAACCTGAAGACGACGATCAATGTGGCGAGGTGTACTGCTGCATATGCTCCATCACAGTAGGAGCAAAGCAGGGCAATACTTCTAATTTGTCCGGCCACCTCAAACGCCACCACATAGTGCAATATGACGAAATTATGCCCAAGACACCTGATGCACGCCCAAAACAGGCGTCTATAACAGACACCTTACAGAACGCGACGCCCTATCCGACCAGCTCCAGCAGGCAAAAACAAATAACTGATGCAATAGCATACCACATTGCCAAAGACATGGCGCCGATGTATACAGTCGAGCACGTTGGATTTAAAAAGATGGTCCAAACATTGGACAAACGTTACACTATGCCTTCGCGGAAATACTTTTCCAATGTTGCGATACCAGCAATGTATGATTCCAAGCGGGCAGATGTCAAAGCGGAATTACGTGAAGTGAAATACTTCTCGGCAACGTCAGATTTGTGGTCCAGCCGGACCATGGAGCCTTATATGAGCCTGACCGTGCACTTCATTACAAGTGACTTCGAGATGAAAAGCCGATGTCTTCAGACGAGTTTCTTCCCGGAGGACCACACTGGTCAGGCTTTAGCTCATGGCTTGAAGGAGGCGCTTGCGGCATGGGGGTTGGATGAGGAAAGGCTGGCTTGCATTACAACAGACAACGGGCAAAACATCGTCAAAGCCATTTCCATAAACAACTGGACCAGGCTGCAATGTTTTGGCCACAGACTGCATCTTGCAATCG AAAATGccatgaagcacacaaaagttGACAGAGCAGTGGGCCTTTGCAAGAAGATTGTGGGATCCTTCAGTCACAGCTGGAAGCGCAGGAGAGACCTTGCTCAGGTCCAAAAGGAGCTCAAACTGCCTGTGCACAAACTGAAAACGGAGTGTCCAACAAGATGGGGGTCAAGGCAAGCCATGGTGCAGCGAGTCCTTGAGCAGCTACCAGCCATCACTCATGTCTTATCCCCGGACCGGAAGACGAGGCACCTGGTTCCCATGTGGCAGGACCTAGAGATCCTTGAGGCCATCAATGCCACCCTCACCCCACTTGCTGACTTTACAGATGCCCTTTCCGGAGAGCAGTATGTGAGCATTTCTTCAGTCAAGCCGGTGCTGCATCTGTTTGAGTCCTCCGTGTTGGTGGTCAAAGAGGATGACATAGAGTTCACCGCAACATTGAAGACCAAGATCTTGGGATACCTTCAAGACAAATACAGTGACCCGAATACACAGGATCTCCTCAACATGGCAACGACACTTGACCCAAGATTCAAGATGGATTACATTGGAGAGGAGGTCAAACCCACTGTACGAGCAAGACTGGTGGATGAGATGACTGGCCTTACACCAGCTGAG CAAGTTGCCCCTGACCCCTCGACTGATCCCCAGAAACCTCCTGCGAAGAAGGCCCGGAAGACGCTTGGAAGCTTCTTTAAAGCCGCAAAAAGCAATGAGGAGTCAGGCCCCACAGTTAATCGAGACCAAGCAGTTCTGTCAGAGATGGAGTCATATCTCCTTACACGAAACATAGACACTGAAGATGATCCCTTAACTTGGTGGAGGGAAAATAAGGCCCAATATCCCCGAATGTCTTTGCTGGCACGAAAGTATTTGGGCATCCCTGCCACGAGCTCACCCTCTGAGCGGCTGTTCAGTACTGGAGGGAACATCGTGACCTGTCAACGGTCATCACTGAGGCCTCAAAATGTTGACAGACTTGTGTTCTTGGCAAAAAATCTTTGA